In Choloepus didactylus isolate mChoDid1 chromosome 6, mChoDid1.pri, whole genome shotgun sequence, one DNA window encodes the following:
- the CEP164 gene encoding centrosomal protein of 164 kDa isoform X2 codes for MAGRPIRIGDQLVLEEDYDETYIPSEQEILEFAKEIGIDPIKEPELMWLAREGIVAPLPMEWKPCQDITGDIYYFNFANGQSTWDHPCDEHYRNLVIQERGKLSAPGAKKKEKRKKKEKKDKKEKETSKSPPETQPEQGLLPSSFLRGPSPLPAPGLTGLDLDQEMQARSEGSFKKGKSSCILGDTPWPLMGTLPSKLQPLSKDQASRSHQIFADVEKILGRAPAQCRTELGDQQGLEKHQKMTEKIHLRFSDPEIEELGMRTRQQKPGTLGPKNTGPLQDGQDVLGSRSQASVHAKLPETIKGPQLKGEQQSHNIAKLSSTGPGGDKGQSPVSSPSPGEEPTSSSCSSDHMPPTRKSQLFLLDRSPVEDLSWRGVPGEGGSMGKGISRREPPGPWMGQVSKLASKNTTGSSRERESSDPEARGASAEDTPQGLGLEPPDTLASEPAQNAPAGSTPGVSPPSEKRQPPGSPEPPDEDRKPRVSGPDLESSSSSSSLASRLGSQVLGEVTNFPWDLQSSQRSELGVGHTDPGPRAQQSTPFLAPHLSHIQSSADEQSESEDYSEDQRFYQHILQMVKISRRLEGLGLPDSMQEMQCKDIASMVCCMAAESSRMSSEGEHEAIRAMERDSRFLTWGSELLQHPQEGALGPAGQETTSRQANLQPNSNSFRQGPVELSFNRELTAKPGKIQLLNQALGSPLAPVHVPLGGLGPLRGLVDAPPSALRGSQSVSLGSSVESNQLGELTLPSQGPKTCAYTKGLLGSIHEDKNAFSLLALGEETNEEDEEESDNQSLRSSSELLKNLHLDIGALGGDFEYEESPRSSQPEEKKDDSLASDAAGPPTPDKLLSQGADDTLSGANGKGQQGRAANSRLPETEEAEKSDPGASRSRVTPGVGPGDDQPAKASSKEAPEDLMDAGEEGSREEEAVTEPKRQASAPKGSGSDASEESKISDHVKELQFSDSAASDPKSFLGLDFGFHSRISEHLLDTDVLSPVLDRACKGVQRWGREDKEDSESSQDELQSKQSKGSERERRDSAALAGLTRLSPSLLHGRQLQSPLPSQATENRPAQAPAGQPAWKEAEEPGEDSVARPTPPASLQREQVPRPLATPERAKELGPGQEEAEEPKEKVAVSPTPLVSAEAQSPEPVSPPDQLTEAALKTVEEAVARELEQDKRRLLESKREKMQQLREKLWQEEEEEILQLHQQKEKSLSSLKEQLQRATEEEEARMREEESQRLSWLRAQVRSSTEADEGHIRAEQEASLERLREKLESLQKAERASLEQKSRQTLERLKEEMEASEKREQAALNAEKEKALQRLREQLEGERKEALVTPQAVAALEREHSDELERLCSSLKAKHREAVSSLQKKTEEAQQKEKAQLQESLVQMEQRAHQKAHQVIEYEQELSGLLREKRQEVERDHERKMEKMKEEHWQVLAEAREQYETKERKQRAELLGHLTGELERLRKAHERELETVRQEQDKQLEDLRRRHREQERKLQELEVELETRSKDVKARLAELDVQEEAARKEKQQLLEVKRQVALESEEATATHQHLEEAKKEHSHLLESNRQIRRTLEELRARKLELESQVELLQAQSQRLQKRISLEAEAQRKQDMLNELAVEESNTSPHFELDLHVEDLRKSTGTSQTKGVSSSVSQSKEEAGLLLDSVRHYLSAEGPALRSAKEFLVQQTRSMRRRQTALKAAQQHWREELANAPDRAQDAPGTESLDAVRRNLEEESRHLDEMRSAMCKGQDLLKQKEEKLSQLESSVREEASDEDSLRGASTKKVVTFDLSDMEDTSSESSKSAPLPQMNPTPCPTFPNEIQYLSSSLQRISSELNGVLSVLGSLNTQPPPPLFTSMPAPISSLSSRSTCVPTYPSLARASAPRPVTPMSTHWAWDPGLGPRLSSSVAQTVDDFLVEKLRKYFPSGVPFLRSSPAPLENRLGYVSASEQLRHLQRPHSQVQEAGNTNLQGMIEANRKWLDHFKNDPKLHLFSVPKPTATSSLLQLGLDENRLKVYHC; via the exons GAAACACAGCCTGAGCAGGGACTTCTGCCTTCTTCCTTTCTCCGTGGCCCGTCCCCTCTCCCAGCACCTGGGCTTACTGGTCTGGACCTAGACCAAGAGATGCAGGCTAGAAGTGAGGGCTCCTTTAAGAAAGGGAAGAGCTCATGCATTCTGGGTGACACCCCCTGGCCTCTCATGGGCACCCTGCCCAGCAAGCTGCAGCCGCTGTCCAAAGACCAAGCTTCCCGATCCCATCAGATCTTTGCTGACGTGGAGAAAATCTTAGGCAGGGCCCCAGCCCAATGCAGGACAGAATTAGGTGATCAGCAGGGTCTGGAGAAACACCAGAAGATGACAGAAAAAATCCACCTGCGGTTTTCAGACCCTGAAATAGAAGAGCTGGGAATGAGGACCAGACAGCAGAAGCCAGGCACTCTGGGTCCTAAGAACACCGGGCCTCTCCAGGATGGGCAGGATGTATTAGGAAGCAGGAGCCAGGCCTCTGTCCACGCAAAGCTCCCTGAAACCATCAAGGGCCCGCAGCTGAAAGGGGAGCAACAGAGTCACAACATAGCCAAGCTGAGCTCCACGGGTCCTGGTGGGGACAAGGGCCagagccctgtctcctctccatcCCCTGGGGAGGAGCCCACCTCATCCTCTTGTTCTTCTGACCACATGCCGCCTACCAGGAAGAGCCAGTTGTTCTTGTTAGATAGAAGCCCAGTTGAAGACCTGAGCTGGCGGGGAGTTCCTGGGGAAGGTGGAAGTATGGGCAAGGGGATATCGAGGCGAGAGCCCCCAGGACCGTGGATGGGGCAGGTCTCCAAGCTTGCTAGCAAGAACACCACAGGGAGCAGCAGAGAAAGAGAGTCCAGTGACCCTGAGGCTCGTGGAGCTTCAGCTGAAGATACACCCCAGGGACTTGGCCTGGAACCACCTGACACCCTGGCATCAGAACCAGCTCAGAATGCCCCTGCAGGCAGTACCCCTGGGGTCTCTCCTCCCAGTGAGAAGAGACAACCCCCAGGGTCTCCAGAGCCCCCTGATGAAGACAGGAAGCCTCGTGTGTCTGGGCCTGACTtggagagcagcagcagcagcagcagcctggCCTCACGCCTTGGCTCTCAGGTTCTGGGTGAGGTGACCAACTTCCCTTGGGACCTGCAGAGCTCACAGAGATCTGAGCTGGGAGTGGGTCACACGGATCCTGGACCCAGAGCTCAGCaatccacccccttcctagcacCCCACTTGTCCCACATCCAGAGCTCAGCCGATGAGCAGTCAGAGAGTGAAGACTACTCTGAGGATCAGAGGTTCTACCAGCACATCCTGCAGATGGTCAAGATCTCCAGGCGGCTGGAGGGCCTGGGGCTGCCCGATAGCATGCAGGAAATGCAGTGCAAAGATATCGCCAGCATGGTCTGTTGCATGGCGGCTGAGTCTTCCAGGATGTCTAGTGAGGGTGAGCACGAGGCCATCAGAGCCATGGAGAGAGACTCGAGGTTTCTGACTTGGGGTTCAGAGCTGCTGCAGCATCCTCAGGAGGGGGCCCTTGGCCCAGCTGGGCAGGAGACCACCTCTCGGCAAGCCAATCTCCAGCCAAACAGCAACTCCTTCAGGCAGGGGCCAGTTGAGCTGAGCTTCAACAGAGAGCTTACTGCAAAGCCAGGCAAGATACAGCTTCTCAACCAG gccctgggttcccCGTTAGCCCCAGTCCACGTTCCTCTTGGGGGTCTGGGCCCACTGCGAGGCCTCGTGGATGCCCCGCCTTCTGCTCTCCGTGGATCGCAAAGCGTGagcctgggcagctcagtggagtcCAATCAGCTTGGAGAACTCACGCTG CCTTCACAGGGTCCCAAGACTTGTGCTTATACAAAGGGTCTCTTGGGCTCCATCCATGAGGACAAGAATGCTTTCAGCCTCTTGGCTTTAGGGGAGGAAACTAACGAGGAAGATGAGGAGGAGAGTGACAACCAG AGTCTCCGCAGTTCAAGTGAGCTTCTTAAGAACTTGCACCTGGACATTGGGGCACTGGGGGGTGACTTTGAGTATGAG GAGTCTCCAAGATCAAGCCAGCCGGAGGAGAAGAAGGATGATTCTCTTGCCTCAGATGCTGCTGGCCCCCCCACTCCTGACAAGCTCCTCAGCCAGGGTGCAGACGACACCTTGAGTGGTGCCAATGGCAAAGGGCAGCAGGGAAGAGCAGCGAATTCTCGGCTCCCAGAAACAGAAGAGGCTGAGAAGAGTGATCCCGGGGCCTCCAGGAGTCGGGTGACCCCTGGGGTAGGCCCAGGGGATGATCAGCCTGCCAAAGCCTCTTCAAAGGAGGCTCCAGAAGACCTCATGGATGCAGGAGAGGAGGGCTCCAGGGAGGAAGAGGCAGTGACGGAGCCCAAGAGGCAGGCTTCTGCCCCAAAAGGCAGCGGATCAGACGCCAGTGAA GAGTCCAAGATCAGTGACCATGTGAAGGAACTACAGTTCTCAGACTCTGCTGCTTCTGATCCCAAGTCCTTCCTCGGCCTG GACTTTGGTTTTCACAGTCGAATCTCAGAGCACCTGCTAGATACTGATGTGCTTTCTCCGGTCCTGGATAGAGCCTGCAAGGGG GTCCAGAGGTGGGGAAGAGAGGACAAGGAGGACAGCGAGTCCAGCCAAGATGAGCTGCAGAGCAAGCAGTCCAAGGGCTCAGAGAG GGAGAGACGTGACTCTGCTGCTCTGGCTGGTCTGACCAGGTTATCTCCTTCACTTCTGCACGGGCGGCAGCTCCAGAGTCCCCTTCCCAGCCAGGCCACTGAGAACAGGCCTGCACAGGCCCCTGCTGGGCAGCCTGCGTGGAAGGAGGCTGAAGAGCCTGGGGAGGACTCTGTAGCCAGGCCCACCCCGCCAGCTTCCCTCCAGAG GGAGCAGGTCCCAAGGCCACTTGCCACCCCTGAGAGGGCCAAGGAGCTGGGTCCTGGGCAGGAAGAGGCTGAGGAGCCCAAGGAGAAGGTGGCAGTCAGCCCCACCCCGCTGGTCTCTGCAGAGGC GCAATCCCCAGAGCCTGTGAGCCCCCCAGATCAACTCACAGAGGCTGCTCTAAAGACTGTGGAAGAGGCAGTGGCTCGGGAACTTGAGCAGGACAAGAGGCGGCTGCTGGAATCAAAGCGAGAGAAGATGCAGCAACTGCGGGAGAAACTGTggcaagaggaggaggaagaaatccTCCAGCTTCACCAGCAGAAGGAGAAGTCTCTCAG tTCCCTGAAGGAGCAGCTGCAGAGAGCCACTGAGGAAGAGGAGGCCCGGATGAGAGAAGAGGAAAGCCAGAGGCTGTCCTGGCTCCGAGCCCAGGTCCGGTCCAGCACAGAAGCAGATGAGGGCCACATCAG GGCCGAGCAAGAGGCTTCCCTGGAGAGGCTGAGAGAAAAGCTGGAGTCTCTACAGAAGGCCGAGAGGGCCAGCTTGGAGCAGAAAAGCAGGCAAACACTAGAGCGGCTCAAGGAGGAGATGGAGGcttcagagaagagagagcaggCTGCCCTGAATGCTGAGAAGGAGAAGGCTTTGCAGCGACTGCGGGAGCAACtggaaggggagaggaaagaa GCCCTTGTTACTCCCCAGGCAGTGGCGGCACTGGAGAGGGAGCACAGTGATGAGCTGGAGCGGCTCTGTTCCTCGTTGAAGGCCAAGCACAGAGAG GCAGTCTCCAGCCTCCAGAAGAAGACAGAGGAAGCGCAGCAGAAAGAAAAGGCCCAGCTGCAGGAAAGTCTTGTGCAGATGGAACAGAGAGCTCATCAGAAAGCTCACCAAGTGATTGAGTACGAGCAAGAG CTCAGTGGCCTCTTGAGAGAGAAGCGCCAGGAGGTGGAAAGAGATCATGAGAGGAAGATGGAGAAGATGAAGGAGGAGCACTGGCAAGTGCTGGCAGAGGCCAGAGAGCAATATGAAACCAAG GAGAGGAAGCAGCGGGCTGAGCTCCTGGGGCACCTGACCGGAGAACTGGAGCGCCTGCGAAAGGCCCATGAGCGAGAACTGGAGACCGTGAGGCAGGAGCAGGACAAGCAGCTTGAGGACTTGCGGCGCCGGCACCGGGAACAG GAAAGGAAACTCCAAGAGTTAGAGGTAGAACTTGAAACCAGAAGTAAAGATGTCAAGGCTAGGTTGGCTGAGCTGGATGTCCAG GAGGAGGCTGCCCGGAAGGAGAAGCAGCAGCTGCTTGAAGTGAAGAGGCAGGTTGCTCTGGAGAGTGAG GAAGCCACAGCCACCCATCAGCACCTGGAGGAGGCAAAGAAGGAGCACTCCCACCTGCTAGAGTCAAACCGGCAGATCCGGAGAACTCTCGAGGAGCTTCGGGCCCGCAAGTTGGAGTTGGAGTCCCAGGTGGAGCTGCTGCAGGCACAGAGCCAGAGGCTGCAGAAGCGCATCAG CCTGGAGGCTGAGGCCCAGAGGAAGCAGGACATGCTGAACGAGTTGGCAGTCGAGGAGAGTAACACCTCCCCGCATTTTGAGCTGGATCTCCACGTGGAGGACCTTAGGAAATCCACTGGAACT AGTCAGACCAAAGGGGTATCCTCTTCTGTCTCCCAGAGTAAGGAGGAAGCTGGCTTGCTTCTCGACAG TGTCCGGCACTACCTGTCTGCTGAGGGACCAGCCCTCCGTAGTGCCAAGGAGTTCCTGGTACAGCAGACACGCTCCATGCGGAGGCGGCAGACAGCTCTGAAAGCCGCCCAGCAGCACTGGCGCGAGGAGCTGGCCAATGCCCCGGACAGAGCCCAAGATGCACCAGGCACCGAGTCTCTGGATGCTGTGCGCAGGAACCTGGAGGAG GAGTCCAGGCACCTGGATGAGATGAGGTCTGCTATGTGCAAAGGCCAGGACCTGCTGAAGCAGAAAGAGGAGAAGCTGAGCCAGCTGGAGTCTTCTGTCCGGGAAGAG GCCTCTGATGAGGACAGTCTGAGAGGAGCCTCTACCAAGAAGGTGGTGACCTTTGACCTCAGTGACATGGAAGACACGAGCAGTGAAAGTTCTAAATCTGCCCCCCTGCCTCAGA TGAACCCGACCCCATGCCCCACCTTCCCCAACGAGATCCAGTACCTGAGCAGCTCCTTACAGCGGATCAGCAGCGAGCTGAACGGGGTCCTCAGTGTGCTGGGCAGCCTCAacacccagcccccacccccgctCTTCACTTCGATGCCAGCACCGATCTCGTCCCTGTCCTCCAGGAGCACCTGTGTTCCCACCTACCCCTCCCTGGCCAGGGCTTCAGCCCCGCGCCCCGTGACCCCCATGTCCACCCATTGGGCCTGGGACCCAGGGCTGGGCCCCCGGCTTTCCTCCTCTGTGGCTCAAACAGTGGACGACTTCCTGGTGGAGAAGTTGCGCAAGTATTTTCCAA GCGGAGTCCCATTCCtcaggagcagccctgcccccCTGGAGAACAGGCTGGGCTACGTGTCCGCCAG TGAGCAGCTCCGCCACCTGCAGCGCCCCCATTCCCAAGTCCAGgaggcaggcaacaccaacttaCAGGGTATGATCGAGGCTAACCGAAAGTGGCTAGATCATTTCAAGAATGACCCCAAATT ACATCTCTTCTCAGTACCCAAGCCAACAGCCACCTCCAGCCTCCTGCAGCTGGGCCTGGATGAGAACAGACTGAAGGTGTACCACTGCTGA